One part of the Nitrospiria bacterium genome encodes these proteins:
- a CDS encoding HEAT repeat domain-containing protein gives MDAKLPEPIKSSDPDSKVDTDVEIDKEELKSVKEVLLQLTKTAKTLKIYLPNNPIYQRFLQELQIRFDSHLRAHETLRLKIKQYAIYYKGQPVYENTNRLESLAFKLSVDGVREVTFFEGIDKDEITSLLEIIGREYDPSNPDDDMVTLLWERHFTHINYLVADDFIQEAIMPIRPQEAATFEKLVEKEKPTMNPVAAAQTTIQEYLGPKLADQSSEIFVLSEEEIASIKQQIKVEKFANPISTLVGILATILRIEKDDAAFSEMVEILDSVLETLMLRGDFWHSKKILQLFRELLEPQRNLPEIQRLRLMQAIDRAGDPQRIHALEPVLNQWGAKETDQVYEFWLLLNKNALLPLIELLGLLTQMKMRRVICEALIHLGHEDIEPLIQKLDDPRWFVVRNVVYVLGKIGRDKVLENFRKLIDHQEVKVRKELLHTLDGMKDHRAKELLVRFLNDPESSLRILALRSLTSHNYLGALEPLKELIEGRDFAFRDLYEKKEIFEALGKMGGSSMVPKMRKLVRQGGAAWFKKAIKEEMGLCAVLTLKRIGTEDAMAVLKEGQNLSSKVIREACAKALNEIGRSHGS, from the coding sequence ATGGATGCGAAGCTTCCCGAACCGATCAAAAGTTCAGATCCCGATTCTAAAGTCGATACGGATGTCGAGATTGATAAAGAAGAACTCAAATCGGTCAAAGAAGTTCTTCTCCAACTGACCAAAACGGCCAAAACCCTTAAAATCTACCTGCCCAATAATCCGATTTACCAAAGATTCCTTCAAGAACTTCAAATCCGGTTCGATTCTCATCTCCGTGCACATGAGACGTTACGCCTTAAAATAAAACAGTATGCCATTTACTATAAAGGGCAACCTGTCTATGAGAACACCAATCGCCTAGAAAGCCTCGCATTTAAGCTCTCCGTGGATGGCGTCCGAGAGGTAACGTTCTTTGAGGGGATTGATAAAGACGAGATAACTAGCTTATTGGAAATCATCGGCCGTGAATACGATCCCAGCAACCCTGATGACGATATGGTAACGCTTTTGTGGGAGAGACATTTTACTCATATCAATTATTTAGTGGCCGACGATTTCATACAGGAAGCCATCATGCCGATTAGGCCACAGGAGGCGGCAACGTTTGAGAAACTTGTTGAAAAGGAAAAGCCGACAATGAATCCGGTGGCGGCCGCCCAAACAACGATCCAAGAATACCTGGGTCCCAAATTGGCCGATCAATCATCCGAGATTTTTGTATTATCAGAGGAGGAAATTGCCTCCATTAAACAGCAAATAAAGGTGGAAAAATTCGCCAATCCAATTTCGACTCTCGTGGGGATCTTGGCGACCATCCTTCGGATCGAAAAAGACGATGCGGCGTTTTCCGAAATGGTGGAGATTCTCGATAGTGTTTTGGAGACCCTGATGCTCCGAGGAGACTTCTGGCACTCCAAAAAAATCCTGCAGCTTTTTCGTGAGCTCTTGGAACCGCAAAGAAATCTTCCAGAGATTCAGCGCCTTCGTTTAATGCAAGCGATCGATCGAGCCGGGGATCCGCAGAGAATACACGCTTTAGAACCGGTTCTCAATCAATGGGGGGCAAAAGAAACGGACCAGGTCTACGAGTTCTGGTTGTTACTCAACAAAAATGCCCTCCTCCCACTGATCGAGCTTCTGGGCCTATTGACACAGATGAAGATGCGCCGTGTCATTTGCGAAGCCCTCATTCATCTGGGACATGAAGATATTGAACCGCTCATCCAAAAACTGGACGACCCCCGGTGGTTTGTGGTCAGAAATGTCGTCTACGTCCTGGGCAAGATCGGACGGGATAAAGTCCTTGAGAATTTCCGAAAGTTGATTGACCATCAGGAAGTCAAAGTACGTAAGGAATTGCTTCACACCCTTGATGGAATGAAGGATCATCGTGCGAAGGAACTGCTGGTGCGTTTTCTCAACGACCCTGAAAGTTCACTTCGTATTTTGGCCCTTCGCAGTTTGACAAGCCACAATTATCTAGGGGCCCTGGAGCCCTTAAAGGAATTGATTGAAGGACGGGATTTTGCTTTCCGGGATTTGTACGAAAAGAAAGAAATCTTTGAGGCCTTGGGAAAAATGGGCGGCTCATCGATGGTGCCCAAGATGCGAAAACTTGTCCGCCAAGGGGGGGCAGCCTGGTTTAAGAAAGCCATCAAAGAAGAAATGGGACTTTGTGCAGTCCTCACGTTAAAACGTATTGGCACTGAAGATGCCATGGCCGTATTGAAAGAAGGACAAAATCTGTCCAGCAAGGTCATTCGGGAAGCGTGTGCAAAGGCCCTGAACGAGATCGGAAGATCGCATGGTTCATAA
- the ilvE gene encoding branched-chain-amino-acid transaminase yields the protein MRIYLNNRFVSEQRAVVSVFDHGFLYGDGVFETLRAYQGRIFRLDEHLKRLQVSAHGLEISIPRTLPVFRRLLHETLLVNHLKNALLRICISRGHGPIGLDPSLCRTPTIAIIPRVFNGYNPRQYHNGLKIAIVSVRRTPRSVLNPQIKSANFLNNILAKLQAKRKRADEGLMLDVNGYLTEGSISNVFIVRRGRLYTPTVDLGILAGITRRLVIDLARHADIPVKETRLRVPDLYNADECFLTNTSMEIMPVAMANGVRMGNGKPGPITRLLHEAYQEQVRLECRI from the coding sequence ATGCGCATTTATCTGAACAACAGGTTTGTCAGCGAACAGAGAGCCGTCGTCTCGGTTTTCGACCATGGGTTTCTGTATGGAGACGGCGTGTTCGAAACGCTCCGGGCCTACCAAGGTAGGATCTTTCGCCTCGATGAACACCTGAAACGGCTACAAGTATCAGCCCATGGGCTTGAAATTTCTATCCCACGCACCCTCCCTGTATTTCGTCGACTGCTGCATGAAACTCTGCTGGTCAACCATCTGAAAAATGCACTGCTTCGAATTTGCATTTCCCGCGGGCATGGGCCGATCGGTTTGGATCCGTCCCTCTGCCGAACACCAACGATCGCCATCATCCCCCGTGTCTTCAACGGTTACAATCCCCGTCAATACCACAATGGATTGAAAATTGCCATTGTTTCCGTACGCAGAACTCCGCGGTCGGTTTTGAATCCCCAGATTAAATCGGCCAATTTTCTCAACAACATCTTGGCGAAACTCCAGGCCAAGCGAAAACGTGCGGATGAAGGACTGATGCTCGACGTCAACGGCTATTTAACAGAAGGAAGCATCAGTAATGTTTTTATCGTAAGGCGGGGACGGCTTTACACTCCAACGGTTGATCTGGGCATTTTAGCGGGCATCACACGTCGCCTCGTCATCGATTTGGCTAGGCACGCCGACATCCCCGTTAAAGAAACTCGCCTCCGAGTCCCGGACCTTTACAATGCGGATGAGTGCTTTTTGACCAACACGTCAATGGAGATCATGCCTGTTGCGATGGCGAATGGAGTCAGGATGGGAAATGGGAAGCCAGGTCCCATCACCCGCCTTTTACACGAAGCCTATCAAGAACAGGTACGGCTTGAGTGCAGAATTTGA
- a CDS encoding sulfite exporter TauE/SafE family protein encodes MSTETDLIILISITLFAAVVNGGLGHGFSSITVPVALLFYTNRILNPALVLVEIFINSYILLINRKGVPKVWKRVIPILFGMVPGIVFGGYVLSSVHPGWIKFTTFAVLLPLILLQAAGVRKPIHSERAVGVPFGTGVGFLYAVTTVSGPPLALMFNNQGFVKEEFRAALGLIRVTEALLTASTYYLLGLYTVQSGAIFASIAPSVLVGVPLGAYVIHRLNPETFRRVCMSFDAWVVGFGLSRVLIDLDLVASPTAYLLWLSVIGIDTYLLYQFFTKVKLYQSQKVKTV; translated from the coding sequence ATGAGTACCGAAACGGATTTAATCATCCTGATCTCCATTACGCTCTTCGCGGCGGTCGTCAACGGAGGACTGGGTCATGGTTTTTCATCCATCACCGTCCCGGTGGCGCTTCTGTTCTACACCAATCGAATCTTGAACCCCGCCCTGGTGCTGGTCGAGATTTTTATCAACAGTTACATCTTGTTGATCAACCGGAAAGGGGTGCCGAAAGTTTGGAAACGTGTCATTCCCATTTTGTTCGGAATGGTTCCCGGTATTGTTTTTGGAGGCTATGTCTTATCATCCGTCCACCCCGGCTGGATTAAATTCACGACCTTTGCCGTTCTGCTCCCTCTGATTCTCCTCCAAGCGGCCGGCGTACGCAAACCTATCCATTCCGAGCGGGCCGTGGGCGTTCCTTTCGGTACGGGCGTCGGCTTCCTCTATGCTGTCACTACCGTATCGGGCCCACCACTGGCACTCATGTTTAACAATCAGGGATTTGTGAAAGAGGAGTTCCGTGCGGCTTTGGGCCTGATCCGCGTAACGGAAGCCCTATTAACCGCCAGCACTTATTACTTGCTTGGGTTGTATACTGTCCAAAGCGGCGCAATCTTTGCGTCAATCGCACCCAGCGTTCTGGTCGGAGTTCCATTGGGCGCCTACGTGATCCACCGCCTCAATCCGGAAACCTTTCGGAGGGTTTGCATGAGCTTCGACGCATGGGTCGTCGGATTCGGACTGTCACGGGTCCTGATCGATCTCGATCTGGTGGCCAGTCCAACGGCGTATCTGCTCTGGTTGTCCGTCATCGGGATTGATACCTATCTCCTCTACCAATTTTTCACAAAGGTCAAACTCTATCAATCGCAGAAAGTAAAAACCGTTTAG
- a CDS encoding Rrf2 family transcriptional regulator translates to MLKLSKKVDYGLMAISHIAYCEDDRKIVNTKRIAEEYSIPVELLAKILQKMAKGGLITSLNGPKGGYVLARPPRDITVGQVVNAIEGPIELVHCYRADEADCQQLSKCSVRKPIRRIQDSIARLLDSITIEEITRSP, encoded by the coding sequence ATGCTGAAACTAAGTAAAAAAGTAGATTATGGGTTGATGGCGATCAGTCACATTGCCTATTGCGAGGATGACCGGAAGATCGTCAACACCAAGCGAATCGCTGAGGAGTACAGTATCCCGGTTGAATTGCTCGCGAAGATACTGCAAAAGATGGCCAAAGGTGGATTAATCACAAGTTTGAACGGTCCAAAAGGGGGATATGTTTTGGCAAGACCTCCTCGAGATATTACAGTGGGGCAAGTGGTCAATGCCATTGAGGGACCCATCGAGTTGGTTCATTGCTACCGAGCCGATGAGGCCGATTGCCAGCAACTTTCAAAATGCAGTGTGAGAAAGCCCATCCGGAGAATACAGGATAGCATTGCCCGGTTATTGGATAGTATCACGATTGAGGAAATTACGCGGTCGCCTTAA
- a CDS encoding 4Fe-4S dicluster domain-containing protein yields the protein MPVIVDPVKCDGCGNSVQPPCVRMCPGDLIVKDMGTNKAYLKYQDCWDCLACVKACPEEAILFRLSFQLGFPNASLQPHVRSSQNMIEWEAVDSHGRKEAFTIPTKILPVALDEKVEGTGQPDFSI from the coding sequence ATGCCTGTTATTGTCGATCCAGTAAAATGCGACGGCTGCGGAAATTCCGTTCAGCCGCCCTGCGTTCGAATGTGTCCGGGTGATCTCATCGTTAAGGACATGGGGACCAATAAGGCCTATCTCAAGTATCAGGATTGCTGGGATTGCCTCGCCTGTGTGAAGGCCTGCCCGGAGGAGGCCATTTTGTTCCGGCTCTCCTTCCAACTGGGCTTTCCTAATGCGAGTCTTCAGCCGCATGTTCGCTCCTCCCAGAACATGATTGAATGGGAGGCGGTCGACAGTCACGGCCGAAAAGAGGCCTTTACCATTCCGACCAAGATTCTTCCGGTCGCGCTGGATGAAAAGGTGGAAGGAACAGGACAGCCTGATTTTTCAATTTAA
- a CDS encoding adenylyl-sulfate reductase subunit alpha: protein MGHTVSRQTVETDILILGGGTAGCLAATELRERYPHLKVTIMEKAHIDRSGCLAGGMNAINAYLNPGETPESFVKYVRFDSCGLIREDLVKSQSELFEYCVKKVERWGLPILSDEKGNYVPRGRWNIKINGESLKPILAKAVRDAGVQILNWTIATNFLTRDQRVIGATGFSIRNGKFYVVKAKALIVATGGAAGLYRPNNTHDAQHKTWYSPYNTGAGYAMGIRAGAEMTSFEMRYIALRTKDAIAPTGTIALGVNAPQINGKGEKFMASRYAQLGGDNAPTPYRAFGPITELKEGRGPVYLDTRHINSDQVKKLKAAFLDMYPSQVLYWLSNDIDPSKEPVEVQLTEPYIVGGHCQAGYWVDIDRRTTLEGLYAAGDVAGGAPFKFVSGCWAEGVIAARAAGKYVDQIQRAEPDSTWIDREQERVFHPLHQHSRLFAGIRAEEVESRLQKIMEEYAGGASRYYEMNETQLLVARKHLAQLPKQLNLLVAEDLHDLMKVHEILDRIDVAQILVEHLLHRRETRWPSYQTRMDYPERDDKNWLKFVNSRRDPNTGTISMLERPYEQLVPGDPFKP from the coding sequence ATGGGCCATACCGTCAGTCGGCAGACGGTGGAGACCGATATCTTAATCCTCGGTGGCGGAACGGCCGGTTGCCTCGCCGCAACCGAACTGCGTGAACGTTATCCTCATCTTAAAGTGACGATTATGGAAAAAGCCCATATCGACCGAAGCGGCTGTCTGGCCGGTGGAATGAATGCCATCAATGCTTATCTGAACCCTGGGGAGACGCCGGAGAGTTTTGTAAAGTATGTCCGATTTGATTCGTGCGGCCTGATTCGCGAGGACTTGGTAAAAAGCCAGTCGGAGTTGTTCGAATATTGCGTCAAGAAAGTCGAGCGGTGGGGTCTGCCGATCTTAAGTGATGAAAAAGGCAACTACGTTCCCCGCGGCCGTTGGAACATCAAGATTAATGGCGAATCCTTAAAACCCATTCTGGCCAAGGCCGTCCGGGATGCTGGCGTTCAGATTTTAAACTGGACGATTGCAACCAATTTTTTGACCCGGGATCAACGCGTCATTGGCGCAACCGGTTTCAGCATTCGCAACGGTAAATTCTACGTTGTAAAGGCCAAGGCCCTGATTGTGGCCACCGGAGGCGCGGCGGGACTTTACCGTCCCAATAATACCCATGATGCTCAGCACAAGACCTGGTACTCTCCCTACAACACCGGCGCCGGATATGCCATGGGAATTCGAGCCGGGGCCGAGATGACCAGCTTTGAAATGCGTTACATCGCCTTGAGGACGAAAGACGCCATCGCACCGACCGGAACAATCGCCCTTGGAGTTAACGCGCCTCAGATCAATGGAAAAGGCGAAAAATTCATGGCGAGCCGCTATGCCCAATTAGGAGGAGACAACGCCCCCACTCCTTATCGAGCGTTTGGACCGATCACCGAGTTAAAAGAGGGACGGGGTCCGGTCTATCTGGATACCCGTCATATCAACTCCGATCAGGTCAAAAAACTGAAGGCGGCTTTTCTCGATATGTATCCCTCCCAGGTACTTTACTGGCTTTCAAACGATATCGATCCGAGCAAAGAACCGGTTGAAGTTCAGTTGACGGAACCTTACATCGTGGGGGGACATTGCCAGGCCGGTTATTGGGTCGATATCGATCGACGAACCACCCTGGAAGGACTTTATGCCGCAGGGGATGTGGCCGGAGGTGCACCGTTCAAATTCGTCAGCGGTTGCTGGGCGGAAGGCGTTATCGCGGCCCGGGCGGCCGGGAAGTACGTCGACCAAATTCAGCGGGCCGAACCCGACTCCACATGGATCGACCGGGAACAGGAACGGGTCTTTCACCCGCTGCATCAGCATAGTAGACTATTTGCGGGAATCCGAGCCGAAGAGGTGGAGTCGCGCCTTCAAAAGATCATGGAGGAGTACGCCGGCGGGGCCTCTCGATATTACGAAATGAATGAGACGCAACTGTTGGTCGCCCGAAAACATCTGGCCCAATTGCCGAAACAGTTGAATCTCCTGGTGGCGGAGGATCTTCATGATCTGATGAAGGTGCACGAGATCTTGGACCGTATTGACGTGGCTCAAATTCTGGTGGAACACCTCCTGCACCGACGAGAAACCCGGTGGCCATCATACCAGACGCGAATGGACTATCCGGAACGGGATGACAAAAACTGGTTGAAGTTTGTCAACTCTCGTCGAGACCCGAATACAGGAACGATTTCAATGCTTGAACGACCCTACGAGCAACTGGTTCCGGGAGACCCGTTCAAACCTTAG
- a CDS encoding HD-GYP domain-containing protein — protein MVHNPNQQEGPRSNRQLLSSRGFDEEMAKKGKELVNQFYILMKTAQIHEPTNVAMEAPIENILRTLRGIWQWRDDAYLRLEGDYLFLDELKLKMDIDGFTSFTSLIDALKQLQIGGILFKKGSTVDELKRFVYVLVQTDPNIEASYEGVTQRIKTMGIVNVEVDPFEEKKDSFDDILQDSKEMAKSTYFRTMTAVAEVMDNIKLGQAVSVKRAKRVVQGMVDLLLQEESTLLGLTTLRSHDEYTHHHSVNVCILSLTMGQRLGYAKKELTELGIAALFHDMGKASISPEILNKPTDFTEEEWQIMRRHPILGVKYVIKLKGVNEMTIRMVTGIFEHHLNYDSSGYPKLETKWELSLLGRIISLVDCYDALTSSRVYNRVPYPPDRALKFMLNKSGRAFDPILMKVFVNSIGIFPIGTLVLLDTNELGVVVQTSSTPDRMDRPKVKVIADPTGMEVDGDVIDLAKLNEKTGRYSANILKVIDSTKYKVDVSRYFL, from the coding sequence ATGGTTCATAATCCTAACCAACAGGAAGGGCCGCGGTCCAACCGGCAGCTATTATCTTCCCGGGGCTTTGATGAAGAAATGGCGAAAAAGGGCAAAGAACTGGTTAATCAGTTTTATATCCTTATGAAGACAGCGCAGATCCATGAACCAACGAATGTGGCGATGGAGGCACCCATCGAAAATATATTACGGACGCTGCGGGGTATTTGGCAATGGAGGGACGACGCCTACCTTCGCTTGGAAGGGGATTACCTATTCTTGGATGAACTCAAGCTCAAGATGGACATCGATGGATTTACCAGCTTTACTTCTCTGATCGACGCCCTGAAGCAACTGCAGATCGGTGGCATCCTTTTTAAGAAGGGCTCTACCGTAGATGAGTTGAAGCGGTTCGTTTATGTTCTCGTGCAGACAGATCCAAATATCGAGGCGTCATATGAGGGAGTCACGCAACGGATCAAAACGATGGGGATTGTCAACGTCGAAGTTGATCCCTTTGAGGAAAAAAAGGATAGCTTCGATGACATTCTCCAAGATTCAAAAGAGATGGCCAAAAGCACCTATTTCAGGACCATGACGGCCGTCGCGGAGGTGATGGACAATATCAAACTGGGTCAGGCCGTGAGCGTGAAGCGGGCCAAGCGAGTGGTTCAAGGCATGGTGGACTTGTTGTTGCAGGAAGAGTCGACCCTATTAGGCCTAACCACTCTCCGGAGTCATGACGAGTATACCCATCACCATTCCGTGAATGTTTGCATTTTATCGCTGACCATGGGGCAGCGCCTGGGATACGCCAAAAAAGAGTTGACCGAGCTCGGTATTGCAGCCTTGTTTCATGATATGGGCAAGGCCAGCATTTCTCCCGAGATCTTGAACAAGCCGACGGACTTCACAGAAGAAGAGTGGCAGATTATGCGTCGACACCCCATTCTTGGAGTGAAATACGTTATCAAGCTAAAGGGCGTCAATGAAATGACCATTCGGATGGTTACCGGCATATTCGAACACCACTTAAATTATGACTCATCCGGCTACCCGAAATTGGAAACGAAGTGGGAACTCAGTCTTCTGGGAAGAATTATCAGCCTCGTAGATTGCTATGATGCCCTGACCTCTTCCAGAGTTTACAATCGTGTTCCTTATCCACCAGACAGGGCGTTGAAATTTATGCTAAACAAAAGTGGACGAGCGTTTGATCCCATCTTAATGAAGGTCTTTGTCAATAGCATCGGTATTTTCCCAATCGGAACCTTGGTTCTCCTAGACACCAATGAACTGGGCGTTGTGGTGCAGACCAGTTCTACACCGGATCGAATGGATAGGCCCAAGGTCAAGGTAATCGCGGATCCCACTGGCATGGAAGTTGACGGAGATGTGATCGACCTGGCTAAACTCAATGAAAAGACGGGTCGTTACAGTGCGAACATATTAAAGGTCATTGATTCCACGAAGTATAAAGTTGACGTAAGCCGATACTTTTTATAA
- a CDS encoding hemolysin family protein, translated as MQYIWAELVSIFLLILLNGLFACSEIAIIAVRRSRIKQLLEQGNRRAGFVHQLQEDMERFLATIQIGMTVISSLAAAVGGAFAVETLKPVIQKIPNETVQSISEALAVGSVVIVISYLTLIMGELVPKSLALKYSEPIALQVALPIVWMSKLTSRFIRVLTISSGLLLRFFKGSVSQEKTFISEEEIKILIREGREKGIFDQTEQDLIHSVFEFTDISVKEVMIPRPKMHALQIDMPPDELLKFVTTHKFSRYPVYRRGINEIIGILYYKDLMTQLVNQEPIDLKTLIRPVYFVPETMKVSHLLKELQRRRIQMAVVVNEYGSVEGLVTLEDLVEEIVGEIQDEMDRGERPVERLKDGSMVVDASMSIRDLHDDYGLSLPESSEYETLGGFFLSQIQSIPRGGEIIQHGKFKFTVVDMADRRIAKVKIEKIPEKVSS; from the coding sequence TTGCAGTATATTTGGGCAGAATTAGTTTCAATTTTCTTGCTTATATTGCTGAATGGGCTTTTTGCCTGTTCAGAGATCGCGATCATCGCGGTCCGGCGAAGCCGGATCAAGCAGCTACTGGAACAGGGGAATCGCCGAGCTGGGTTTGTCCATCAACTCCAGGAAGACATGGAGAGGTTTTTAGCGACGATTCAGATCGGCATGACGGTCATTAGTTCCCTGGCTGCGGCCGTGGGCGGTGCCTTTGCCGTGGAGACACTCAAGCCCGTTATTCAAAAAATTCCAAATGAAACGGTTCAAAGTATCAGTGAAGCCCTGGCGGTGGGAAGTGTCGTAATCGTAATTTCCTACCTGACACTCATTATGGGCGAACTGGTTCCAAAATCTCTCGCGCTGAAATATTCGGAGCCCATCGCCCTACAAGTAGCTCTCCCAATCGTTTGGATGTCAAAGCTCACATCAAGGTTTATCAGGGTCCTGACGATTTCCAGCGGCCTTCTACTTCGTTTTTTTAAGGGGTCGGTCTCGCAAGAGAAAACCTTTATCTCGGAGGAAGAAATAAAGATCCTGATCCGTGAAGGGCGTGAAAAAGGGATCTTCGATCAGACGGAGCAAGACTTGATCCACAGTGTGTTTGAGTTCACGGATATTTCGGTGAAGGAGGTGATGATCCCTCGTCCGAAGATGCACGCCCTGCAGATCGATATGCCCCCTGACGAGCTATTGAAATTTGTAACCACCCATAAATTCTCCCGTTATCCGGTTTATCGTAGAGGGATTAATGAAATAATTGGGATCCTGTATTACAAGGACCTTATGACCCAGTTAGTCAATCAGGAACCGATTGACTTAAAAACTCTCATCCGGCCCGTATATTTTGTCCCGGAGACAATGAAGGTGAGCCATCTCTTAAAGGAACTTCAGCGCCGCCGGATTCAAATGGCCGTCGTCGTGAATGAATATGGAAGCGTTGAAGGGCTGGTCACACTGGAAGATCTTGTTGAAGAAATTGTTGGGGAAATTCAGGATGAAATGGATCGCGGCGAACGACCTGTCGAACGGTTGAAGGACGGGTCCATGGTTGTGGACGCCTCGATGTCTATTCGTGATCTCCATGATGATTATGGCTTGTCTTTGCCAGAGTCGTCGGAATATGAAACACTGGGAGGGTTTTTTCTTTCGCAGATCCAGAGCATCCCCCGCGGGGGGGAGATCATTCAACACGGTAAATTTAAGTTTACCGTTGTGGATATGGCTGATCGTCGAATCGCTAAGGTCAAGATCGAGAAAATTCCCGAGAAGGTATCTTCTTAG
- a CDS encoding Rrf2 family transcriptional regulator, whose amino-acid sequence MYFSAKGVYGLLAIFELAQHDEETPLQAKTIAKNQQIPLRFLEQVLSGLRKAGLIESLRGAQGGYVLSRPPSDIRLSEVLEAIEGPINPSNRVSGNNDRHHPYEIQPGLDIIRPIWEEVRAAVMKILESITIKDLCDRKKEKDQQKVLMYHI is encoded by the coding sequence ATGTATTTTTCAGCAAAAGGGGTGTATGGTTTATTGGCCATATTCGAGTTGGCTCAACATGACGAAGAGACACCTCTCCAAGCTAAGACAATCGCAAAGAACCAGCAAATACCCCTTCGGTTCTTAGAACAGGTATTAAGCGGTCTTCGAAAAGCCGGCTTGATCGAGAGCCTGCGAGGCGCGCAGGGCGGATATGTACTGAGCCGACCTCCCTCCGATATTCGGCTCAGCGAAGTTCTGGAAGCGATTGAGGGTCCGATCAATCCATCCAACCGTGTTTCGGGAAACAATGATCGGCACCACCCATATGAAATCCAACCCGGTTTAGATATAATAAGACCGATCTGGGAAGAAGTCAGAGCGGCCGTAATGAAGATTCTGGAGTCCATTACGATCAAAGATCTTTGTGACCGAAAGAAAGAAAAAGATCAACAAAAGGTCTTGATGTACCATATATGA
- a CDS encoding anthranilate synthase component I family protein — MDFQTKERFLKSPHPGSLVKKLPWNTTTPVAAYERIAAGPYSFLLESVKGSKATARYSFVGTEPFLVLKTKGCRAEIHRHGYHQVIQEQPIITLNRHLNEYLVPKSEGLPAFAGGAVGFFSYDIVRFFEKLPRFGVDDLGCPDLLFMFTDTVIAFDHEQKTIQIIYTPPKSHILNTDRKELYEKGLFQIARIEEKLTGTIQKRLPRYDSTQIARPASNFTKDQYIKMVLRCKEYIAAGDIYQANLSQRFSVPFDQDPWLLYKVLRKINPSPFAGFLRMDDIYLVSASPERLIRQQGGVLETRPIAGTRPRGRTRPEDREMRMELFSNEKERAEHLMLVDLERNDLGKVCRYGSVRVDKFMVTERYSHVMHLVSNIRGILSPGLHSLDIIRAVFPSGTITGVPKVRCMEIIEELEPVVRGPYAGSFGYISFADELDLNLIIRTFVIKNGRAYIQVGGGIVADSEPEREYKETLYKAEALLRALSGLS; from the coding sequence ATGGATTTTCAGACCAAAGAACGATTTCTTAAGAGCCCGCATCCCGGTTCGCTGGTCAAGAAGTTACCCTGGAACACAACAACCCCAGTGGCAGCCTATGAGCGCATCGCAGCCGGTCCTTATAGTTTCCTGTTGGAAAGTGTGAAAGGATCGAAAGCAACCGCACGCTATTCATTTGTGGGAACAGAGCCTTTCCTTGTTTTGAAAACGAAAGGTTGTCGGGCCGAGATCCATCGGCACGGTTATCACCAAGTTATCCAGGAACAACCCATAATTACTCTGAATCGCCACCTCAACGAGTATTTGGTGCCCAAATCGGAAGGGTTACCCGCTTTTGCAGGCGGAGCCGTCGGTTTTTTTAGTTACGACATCGTCCGCTTTTTCGAAAAACTCCCCCGTTTTGGCGTGGACGATCTGGGTTGCCCAGATCTATTATTCATGTTTACAGATACTGTCATAGCCTTCGATCATGAGCAAAAAACTATCCAGATCATATATACCCCTCCGAAGAGTCACATTCTGAACACGGACCGCAAGGAGCTTTATGAAAAGGGTCTATTTCAGATTGCACGAATTGAAGAAAAACTGACCGGTACAATTCAAAAACGTCTCCCCAGATACGATTCAACTCAAATTGCTCGTCCAGCTTCCAATTTTACGAAGGACCAATACATCAAAATGGTCCTGCGGTGTAAAGAATACATTGCGGCCGGCGACATTTATCAAGCCAATCTTTCCCAACGCTTTTCGGTTCCATTTGACCAGGACCCTTGGTTGCTGTACAAGGTACTTCGCAAAATCAACCCGTCTCCATTCGCCGGTTTTCTACGGATGGATGATATTTATCTGGTCAGTGCCTCTCCCGAACGCCTTATCCGTCAGCAGGGCGGCGTTCTTGAAACCCGACCGATCGCAGGAACTCGACCCCGCGGGAGAACTCGCCCCGAGGACCGGGAAATGCGCATGGAACTTTTCTCCAACGAAAAAGAACGGGCGGAACACCTCATGCTGGTGGATCTGGAGCGGAATGACCTGGGCAAAGTCTGCCGTTACGGAAGCGTCCGAGTCGATAAGTTCATGGTGACGGAGCGTTATTCTCACGTGATGCATTTGGTTTCCAATATCCGAGGCATACTTTCACCCGGCCTGCATTCCCTTGACATCATTCGAGCCGTTTTTCCAAGTGGAACCATTACCGGCGTTCCCAAAGTCCGCTGCATGGAAATCATCGAGGAGCTGGAGCCGGTGGTTCGGGGTCCTTATGCGGGCTCTTTTGGATACATCAGCTTTGCGGACGAACTGGACCTAAACTTGATTATTCGGACCTTTGTGATTAAAAATGGCCGGGCCTATATCCAGGTCGGGGGTGGCATCGTAGCGGACTCGGAACCCGAGCGTGAATATAAAGAAACCTTGTACAAGGCCGAGGCCCTGCTTCGTGCTTTGAGTGGGTTGAGTTAG